The genomic window CAGACGATCTCGCCTTCGTGCTCATCAAACCTTTGCCCGCGACCTCAATCTCGTTTCTCATTCGCGGTTCCATGATAATGTGGTCTTGCTGGTGTTCGAAACTCACCCCTTTCGGAACTACTGGAAAAATAGAAAAGTTTATATAGTGGGGGCGTTGACATGCTAGTTAGAGGGAGGAGATAGATGATAGCACAAGAGCAAAAACCCATGGAGGAGATTCTGGGATTCTTAGAGGGAAAGAAGAATGTTGTGGTCCTCGGCTGCGGCGGCTGCGCCACCTTCTATCATACTGGAGACAAAGACGCAGTAGATGAGATGGCATCAAAGCTTGAGCACGAGGGGAAAACGGTCACCAAAATCAGTATGCCCCTGGGTATGCAGGCCTGTGACACTGAGAAGAGTGGGATATTCTTAGAGAAAAAGAAGAGTGCCGTTGAGAGCTGCGATGCGATTCTGGTCATGAGTTGCGGTGATGGCGTACAGGTAGTGACGGAATTTGTCGACGACGAAATGGGGCTTGTGAAGCATGTCTATCCAGCAAACGACGCGATCGGCCTCGTCGGCGGCGGCCCGAAGAAGTTCAAGGAGACCTGCCAATCCTGCGGTATGTGCGAGCTGGGCAAGACCGCGGGTATCTGCCCGTTGACGTCCTGCGGCAAAGGCTTGATGAACGGGCCGTGCGGCGGTGTTCGGGTGGACAACAAATGTGAAATTGATCCTGAGAAGGACTGCGCCTGGGTCAAGATCTATGAGCGGATGGAGAAACTCGGTGATCTCGATGATTTCTTGCAGATGC from Methanomicrobia archaeon includes these protein-coding regions:
- a CDS encoding 5,10-methylenetetrahydrofolate reductase, translated to MIAQEQKPMEEILGFLEGKKNVVVLGCGGCATFYHTGDKDAVDEMASKLEHEGKTVTKISMPLGMQACDTEKSGIFLEKKKSAVESCDAILVMSCGDGVQVVTEFVDDEMGLVKHVYPANDAIGLVGGGPKKFKETCQSCGMCELGKTAGICPLTSCGKGLMNGPCGGVRVDNKCEIDPEKDCAWVKIYERMEKLGDLDDFLQMRAPHDWSKCLRPRLFELEEPMSMVDMMGAMMNFNTISGYMAMMFQKKPEEEKSKE